The Actinosynnema mirum DSM 43827 genomic interval CCGGGCCCGGCGTGGACGAGCGCGGCTCGTTCCTGGAGCTGACCTGGAACGGGCGCGACCCGGTGGTGGTCGCGGGCGCCGAGCGGTCGTTCCTGGAGGACGGGGACACCGTGCGCATCACCGCCACCGCCCCCGGCCCCGACGGGTCCGTCGTCGGCCTCGCCGAGGTCGTGGGCGCCGTGCTGGCCGCCGCGCCGGTCCAGGGGCGGTAGTCGTGAGCCGGTCACCGGAGGCCGGGCGCGCCGACCAGAAGGAGAGCTCGCTGACCCTGGAGCGGGGCCTCGCGCTGCTCCAGGCCGTCGCCGACGCCGAGTCCGACGCGCCCACCATCAGCGAGCTGGCCACCGCCATCGGCGCGTCCCGCGCGGCCGTCTACCGGCTGCTCGTGCCGCTCCAGGCGCGCGGCCTGGTCCGCCGCGAGGGCTCCAAGGTCCGGCTGGGCCTTGGCGTGCTGCGGCTGGCCGCCAACGTGCTGCCGCAGCTGCGCATCGCCGCGCAGCCCGCGCTGCGCGAGCTCGCCGAGGCGGTGGGCGCCACCGCGCACCTGACGGTCGCGGACGGGGCGGAGGCGCAGGCGGTGGCCGTGGTGGAGCCGTCGTGGACGGCTTTTCACGTCGCCTACCGCGTGGGCAGTCGGCACCCGGCGCACCGCGGGGCCGCCGGCCGGGCGATCGGCCTCTCGACCGAGGGGGCGCAGTGGACCGTCTCCTCGGGCGAGCTGCAACACGGCGCGTTCGGCGTGGCGGCCCCCGTCAGGGGGGTGCACGGGCTGCGGGCCAGCGTCGGCGTCGTGTCCCTCGACGAACTGGTCGGCGACCGGGTCGGCCCCCAGGTCGTGGCGGCGGCGCAGCAGGTCGCGGACGCGCTGCGCTGAGCGATCCCAGGACCTTGGTCCCAGGCACCGCGGGACCACGGCACCTGAGGTCCGACCCCTACGCCGACCTACGGTCGCCGTGTGAACGTCCTCGAC includes:
- a CDS encoding IclR family transcriptional regulator, encoding MSRSPEAGRADQKESSLTLERGLALLQAVADAESDAPTISELATAIGASRAAVYRLLVPLQARGLVRREGSKVRLGLGVLRLAANVLPQLRIAAQPALRELAEAVGATAHLTVADGAEAQAVAVVEPSWTAFHVAYRVGSRHPAHRGAAGRAIGLSTEGAQWTVSSGELQHGAFGVAAPVRGVHGLRASVGVVSLDELVGDRVGPQVVAAAQQVADALR